AAGTATAAAAACGCTTTAACATATTTTCAAAAATATCTTGATGTAGCCAATGATGATGCTAAAAAAAGAAACGCAGAATTGCGTATTGCAGATTGTCATTTTGTAAACAAAACGTATTGGAGTGCTTTAGAAAATTATAATAAAATCATCAAAGAAAATAAAAATCAGGTAGACTACGCTATGTATCAAAAAGCATTGTCTTATGGATTTTTAGGTAAAGATGATCAGAAAAAAGAAACGTTAAAAACTTTACAAAGTCAGTTTAAAACTTCGCCTTATTTAGATAAATCGTATTACGAACTTGGAAATTTATATGCGAATAAAAGTCAAAATAAAGAGGCTTTAGCAGCTTATGATGATTTAATTTATAAGTTTCCTAAAAGTCCGTTGGTATCTAAAGCCAAATTAAAAACGGGAATTATTTTATTTAATTCTAATAATAACCAAGGTGCTGTAAAAGTTTTTAAACAATTGGTTGCCGATTATCCTGGAACTGCTGAAGCTGTACAAGCAGTAAAAATGGCTGAGCAAGTTTATAAAGATATGGACCAGGTAGATGTATATGCAAAATGGGCAACTCAGTTGGAGTTTATGAATATTTCTGATGCCGATATTGATAAATCTATGTTTGAGGTTGCCGAGAATAAATATTTTGCAAATGAATTAAAAGAGGCTATTTCTAGTTGTAAAAAATATTTAATCAATTTCCCAAATGGAATTCATGCTTTAACGGCTCATTTTTATTTAGCACAGTCGTATTTTAATACCGATGCCAAAGAAAATGCAGTGCCAGAATATCAAGAAGTATTAAAAGTAAATACGAATGAATATACAGAGGTGGCACTAAACAAATTGTCTCAAATTTATTTAGAAAACGAAAATTGGGACGCTGCTAGTGAGTTGTTGTTAAGAATAGAAAATGAGGCTACTAACGCACAAAGTAAAGTATATGCACAAAGTAATTTGATGAAATATTATTATCAAAAACAAAATTACAAGCAAGCTTTAGCATACACTAATTTGGTTCTAAAAAATAATAAAAGCTCCGAAGATGCCGTAGCCGATGCTTATGTATACGGAGCAAGAAGTTCGGTTGCGTTAAAAGAATTTGCTACTGCAAAAACCTATTATCAAAAATTAGAAACCATTGGTAAAGGAAACGTAAAAGCCGAAGCAAATTATTATAAAGCTTTGTGGTTACATCAAGATAAAGCCTATGAAAAATCTAACGAACAAGTACAATTGTTGGCTAGTAAATTCCAAGGATATAAATATTGGGGAGTAAAAGGATTGTTGTTAATGGCTAAAAACTTTCATGCTTTAAACGATGATTTTCAGGCAAACTTTATTTTAAATAACGTTCTTAAAAACGCGGGTGAATTTAAAGATGTAATGGAAGAGGCTAATATTTTGTTAAAAGAATACAAAGGAAAAGAAGCCCAAGAAAAAGTAACAACAAATACAGTTGAAGGTAAGAGTGTAAAAGAAGACGAACTGATTTTAGAAGCTGTAAATGAAATGTAAGATGAAGAAACAATTAATAATACTTAGCTTGTTTGCAACTGCGTTTACTACTTACGCACAAAAAGAACAAGAAGACATAAAAAAAGAAGATGTAGTGGTGGAGTTTTCTTTTAACCCAACACTTTCCGATGTTTTTAAACTTAAAACTTCTCCAAATGAGGCAGAGAGTTTTCCTAAAAAACAATTAACCTATCAAATTAATTCTAAAGGAGTTCCTTCGGATTTTGTGCCTATTGCAAAAAAAGTAGTGTACGTAAATATTGATGAGCCTAAACCGGTAAACTATTACAACTACATTTATGGAGCAGCTGGTTTTTATGGAAATGGAGAGTTTGAGTTGTTGTTACAGCCTCAAAAAACCAAAAAAGATTATGAGTATGGCTTAAGTTTAACTAGTTATAACTCACAAAACGGAATTGACAATAAAAAAGTTGATAACGGACAGTGGAAAATAGATTTAGGTTTGTTCTTAACCAAAAAAGGAAAAAATTTAGATTGGAGAGCCGATGTAGATTATCAAAATCACATGGTGCATTGGTATGGGTTAGATGCAAATATTCCATCAGCAACTTATCAAGATCAAAATGTGCAACAATCTTATAAGGATTTAAAGTTTTCTGGAACCATAGATTATAAAAATTCTTTTGTAAAAACCTTAACACCTTCTCTTCAGTTTTTTTCTGATGATTATAGTAGCTCAGAAGTTAACATCAATTTTGGAACAGAATTAAGTCCAAGTTTGTTAGGAGATATTATCAAAGCAAAGATTGATTTTCAGTATTTAAACGGAAGTTTTAACCAGAGTTATGAAAGTATAGATAATATAAACTACAGTTTTTTAAATATAGGAGTAACACCATCTTATACTTATAAAACCGATGTTTTTAGGTTAACCACAGCTTTAGGATTGTTTGTAAATAATAATAAAGAAGCTTCTAGTGCAAAGTTTTTAGCCTTACCAAAAGTACAAGCAGATGTTATTTTGGTGCAAGATATTATGAATTTACATGGAGGGATTAGAAGTAAAATGACTCAAAATTCTTATGCTAGTTTGGCTGCAGAAAATCCATTTGTATCGCCAACATTAAATGTAGAAACTAGTTATACTCCTGTAGATTTATTTTTAGGATTAGATGGTGCTTTGTCTAAAAGTATTAGATATGGTTTAGAGGGAAGTTATCAGACAATTAAAAATCAGGCTTTATACCTTCATAATGCTCAACCTGCTGTGTTAGATCAAGCTTTTACCATGGGGAATAGTTTTAAAGTAGTGTACGATGATTTAAATATTTTATCGGTAAAAGCCAATGTAGAAGTTGATTTTTCTAAATATGTTAAAGCAGGTGGAAATGTAGTGTTTAATACCTTTGATCCTAAAAATCAAGAAAAAGCATGGAATATGTCTGGTATAGAAATGGAAACCTATTTAAACTATCATCAAGATAAATTCTTTTCTCAATTTGGAATTAATATTGTAGATGGTAGGTATTCAATGACTACTACAAATGAAGCAAAAAAGCTAGATGGATTTTTAGATATGAACCTAAAATTAGGTTATAAAATCAATCAAAAATTAAATGCGCATGTAAATTTATATAACATGTTAAGCAACAAATATCAATTATATAGAAACTACGGAGTTCAAGGCGTACAAGCAGTTGTAGGGCTTTCGTATAAATTTTAAATATGCACTGGGAACAATTATTATCTCTTAAAAGAGCAGGCGATAAAGATGGACGTTTTAGAAAAGATCAAGATGAAACCAGATTAGGTTTTGAAGTAGATTTTGATAGAATTGTATTCTCATCAGCATTTAGAAGTTTACAAGATAAAACACAAGTAATTCCACTTTCCGATACCGATTTTGTACACACAAGGTTAACGCATAGTATGGAAGTTTCTGTAGTTGGGCGTTCTTTAGGTAGAATTGTAGGAAAACAATTGTTAGAAAAACATCCTTATTTAAAAGAATTAGGATATACTTTTAATGATTTTGGTGCAATTGTAGCAGCAGCAGCATTGTCTCATGATATTGGAAATCCTCCTTTTGGACATAGTGGTGAAAAATCTATTGGAGAATATTTTAATTCGGGAAATGGTCAAGCATTTAAGGCTGAATTAAGCGAAAAAGAATGGCAAGATTTAATTGATTTTGAAGGAAATGCCAACGGATTTAAAATTTTAACTCAAGATGGTTTAGGGGTAAAAGATGGTCTAAGGTTGTCTTATGCAACTTTAGGAGCTTTTATGAAATATCCAAAAGAATCCTTACCAAAAAAGGCTACTAAGCATATTGTAGATAAAAAGTTTGGTTTCTTTCAATCCGAAAAAGAAAAGTTTGTTGATGTTGCCGAAACATTGGGTTTAAAAGCCATGAGAACTGGAGATGATGTTACTTATTACAGACATCCTTTGGCTTATTTAGTAGAGGCTGCTGATGATATTTGTTATACCATTATTGATTTTGAAGATGGAATTAATCTTGGTTTGGTAGATGAAGAATTTGCTTTAGAATACATGATTAAGTTGGTTCAAGATAAAATTGATATCAATAAATATCATTCTTTAAAGCTTAAAAAAGACAGGGTGAGTTATTTACGTGCCTTAGCAATTAGTGCTTTAATTAATGAGGCGGTTAGAATTTTTATAGAAAATGAAGAAAGTATTTTAGAAGGTACTTTTGAAAAATCTTTATTAGATAGATGTAAATACGAAGCTCAAATAAATGATATCATTAAGTTAAGTGTTGATAAAATTTATCATAGTAGAAGTGTAATAGAAAAAGAAGTTGCAGGGTATAAAATCATCTCAGATTTGTTAGATGTTTTCATCAATGCTGTTAACAATTCTTATTTGGGTAAAGCTTCTAATTACGATAAACTAACCTTAATGATGTTGCCTCAGGAGTTTAAAAATCAATCAGATAGTTTGTATACAAGAATCATGAGTGTGTGTTCTTATGTTGCAGGAATGTCAGATAGTTATGCCATTTTAGTCCATAAAAAAATTAGTGGAGTAATGATGTCATAAAAAAAATGTTTATCTTCCTGTAAATTTTATGAATCATGAGGAAAAGAGCCTTCTATTTATTTTTATCAGTTATTGTTTTTGCAGGAATTACAGTGTTAGTATATGATTATAACCATGTTAGTCGTGCTGAATATGCTAAAATGATAGCAGAATATTCTAATAATAAAGAAGCAGATGGCTTATTTAATCGTGATGGTGAGGCAGAGGGTGAAGGAGAATTGCCACCAGATAAATATTTTAAAAGACAATATTTATTGGAGATGAACCCTAGAACAGGTAAAACACATCCAGAAAATATTGAGAAGCTAAAAAAACAACAAAAATCTCAAGTAAAGTTCTTTAAGGTGCCTGGAGAAAGCAACGAAATGGCTTGGTTAGAAAGAGGGCCTGATAATATTGGAGGAAGAACCAGAGTTTTATTTTTTGATCCTAATGATGTAACAGCTAAAAGAGTTTTTGCAGGGGGAGTTTCTGGTGGATTATGGGTAAATAATGATATTACTGATGAAAATTCACTTTGGACTCAGGTTGGAATTGACGAAAACTTATCGGTTTCTTGTTATGCTATAGACCCTAACAATTCAAATATTTGGTATGTGGGTACCGGTGAAAGTTACACTTCTAATACTGGTACTGGTAACGGATTGTGGAGAACAACCAATGGAGGGGCTACATGGAATCAGTTAACTTCTGTAGACTTTAATCAAGATGAAACAGGAAGACATTATTTTATTAATAAAATTATTGCAAGAAATAATCAAGGAACTACCGAGCTATATATAGCAATGGATGGAGCATATGATTATGATTTTGTAGGTCATGGATTATCTGGTTGGTGGAAATATACGAATGATGTGCTTAATCAAGTTATATTTAATACATCTAATAACACTCCTTATGTTTTTAGTGATGTTGAAATTGCTGCTGACAATTCAATGTGGTTCGCCACCAAAAATAATGTTTACGGGCATGGTGGTGGAAAAATATTTAGAAGCGTTGATGGATCTAATTTTGTTGAAAAATACTCTTTTAATACTGGAGATAGGGTAGAGTTATCGGTATCTAAACAAGATGCCAATGTGGTTTATGCGTTAGCAGAAGTAGCGGGAGGTGTAGAATTAGTAAAAACCGTAAATGCTTCAAATTTTGTAGCCATTGCAAAACCAAATGACGCAGATACTGATATTGATGCTAATGATTTTACTAGAGGTCAAGCTTTTTATGATTTAGTAATAGAGGTAGATCCGAATGATGATGATATTGTGTATGCAGGAGGTATAAATTTGTTTAGATCGTCTAATGCAGGTGCAAGTTGGACTCAAATTTCTAAGTGGTCTAATAACAATAATTTAAGTAATCTTAATGTTTCTAAAGTACACGCAGATCAACATGTAATGAGTTATAGCCCTTTAAGTAGTAATGTGGCTGTGTTTGGAAATGATGGAGGTGTATACTACGGTACTAATTTAAGTGGTTCAGGGAACAGTACTATTGCCATAGCAGGTAGAAATAAAAATTACAATGTAACTCAGTTTTATTCTGCTGCCATTGGTCAAGATAAAAATAACGAAACCTTTTTAGGAGGAGCTCAAGATAATGGGTCGTTATTTGTTTCAGGAGCTGGTATGGGGATCAATTCTTTTAGTGATTTGTACGGAGGGGATGGGGCTCAAGCTTTTATTGATAAAGATGGAGATTATGCAGTTATCTCTTATGTACATAATACCTATGCGACTCAACCATTGCCATTTGTAAGTCTTAGTCAACAAATAGAAATTGAAAATGACCAACATAGTGGTGCTTTTATCAATATTGCTGATTTAGATCACAATTTAGATATTCTTTTTACTGATGGAACTACAGGTTATGGAACTAATAATGTTACAGAGAAAATATCACGATTTAAAAATTTAACAACAGTACCTGTAAGACAGAATTTTACTAATCCATTGCTTTTTGAACCTCCAACAGCAATTAAAGTATCTCCATTTACCACATCGTCATCAACAGTTTTTATTGGAACAGAAACTGGAACAATGTTAAAAGTAACCGCTTTTAATACCGATAATCCAGTGTGGACTAAGATTGATGTTTCTAATGAGATAAATACAGGAGCTGTTTCTGATATTTCTTTTGGGAGTAATGAAAACGAAATTGTGGTTACATTACATAATTATGGAGTTAACAACATATATTACACTGTAGATGGAGGTGCAAATTGGAGTGTAAAAGATGGTGATTTACCAGATATTCCAACCAAAACAATTTTAATCAATCCCTTGGATAAAGATGAAGTAATAGTAGGAACCAATTTTGGAGTTTGGAAAACAGCAAACTTTACTAGCGAGAATCCTAATTGGGTTCAATCTCAAAATGGGATGTCTAGTGTTAAAGTAACTCAATTAGAGTTAAGAACAGCTGATAATACAGTAATCGCTTCTACTTACGGAAGAGGATTTTTTACAGGTAAGTTTGTTAGTAATGAATTAAGTACTCCAAAAAATACTGTAACGACAAGGGACTTTGAAATTAATGCTGTAGTAGACAATAAAACTATTGAGATTAAAAAACTATCTAGTGTAAATGAGACAGTAAATGTTTCTGTATATAACGCAAGTGGTGTTTTAATGCTAGCCAAAGCTTTAGACTTTAGGTTAGAAAATAGTCATAGTTTAGACGTTTCATTACAGCCTGGAGTTTATATTGTGAACTTAACTTACGGAAACAAACGTATGACTAAAAAAGTAATTGTAGTCAATTAAAAAATATAAGTAACACCAACACCTAATATTTGTTTTAACTGTACTTTAGGACCTACTTGTGTTCCATCTGATTCTAATATTTTAGAGTCATCATCATATAAAAGGTGTGAGCCAATTTTTGCTTGAATGTATTGATTTACCTTCATGTCTACGTTTAATTCAATTTCTGTATCCACATTTCCAAACTTATCTATATAATCTGAATAGAATGAGCTTTTAAGGTTAAAATTGATGTTTTCCATAATGGTAGTTTTGTATTCTATACGAACCAAAGCACCAAGTTCAGAATATATGTTTTCTCCTTTTTTAATAATATTTCCATTCTCGTCTTTAACAGCAGGAGTAACTCCAAACGCACCTTTATTGGCTAGGGTTTGATTCATTACAAAAGTTACCTGATTGGTTAATGGAGAAATATGTAGCTTAAAAAAATTGTCATTATCAGTATAAAGTCCCCCAACCCCTAAACGCATACGGGCAGGTGCAAAAAAGTTAGAAATAACGGTTTCTCTATCATTTCCTTTATAACCTTCAAAAAACTGAGTAGTTAGGTTAAATTCTCCTGAATAATACCATTTAGATTCAATACTAGACTTATAACTTACGGATGACTTTATATCTATAACATCATCGGTTTTTTTAGCGTGTTCAGCTCCGTTTTCTTTACTTAAACCATATTTTAAGTTCAGGTCATTGGTCCAAAAAAACCTTCCTTTTTTATAATCATAATCACCTCTAAAAGAGGTAATTCCTGCAATACTATTGTTTCCTCCTTTAGTCCAGTTTACAAAAGATGTTTGTGTTAATAAGATCCCCGGTTTATTGGTAATAGTCCAATATTGTGGTTTTGAGCTTTCTTTTAAAATATCATTAATACTATCTTTTTTAGGTGAAGCATTTTTGTTAGCTATGGTATCTTTATTTGATTTGTGAAATACTTTATTGATTTTGTTTTTAAGTTTGGCAATACTTTCGGGTGTAGGTATAGTGTCCATGCGAGTTATAGAAGCATGGCTGTAATTGCTATAAATACAGAAGATTAGAATCATTAATAAACGACCCATAAGTTTTTTTTTATCATAAGAATGTGTCAAAAAATATGCCATTATAATGTTGATAAAATTGTATCATATATCGAGTCTTGATCAATATTTACAATTGCTTTTAACTCCTGTGTTTTTCCATGCTCAATAAAATCATCAGGTATTCCCTTAATTATTATTTTTAAATGGTAATCATGTTGGGCTGCAAATTCTAAAATTGCAGAACCAAAACCTCCATGAATACTTCCGTCTTCATAAGTGATAATGGTATTGTATGTTGAAAAAACTACATGTAACAGTTTTTGATCTAACGGTTTAATAAACTGCATATTGTAATGCCCAACATTGTCTTTTTCTTTTTGTGGCAATTGATCAATGGCAAAGTTAACAATATTACCGATGGTACCAATACTCAAAATAGCAGTCTTATCACCTTCCTTTAATACACGTCCTTTACCTATTTCTATATCTTTAAAAGGTTGTTTCCAATTTACATTTTCGCTTAATCCTCTTGGATAGCGAATAGCAATAGGATTGTTTAGTCCCTTTTGAGCAGTATACATAATGTTCCTTAAATCTACTTCGTTCATAGGAGCGTAAAGGATGATGTTTGGAATACATCGTAAAAAAGCAATATCATATACGCCATGATGTGTAGCTCCATCATTCCCTACCAATCCAGCTCTGTCTAAACAAAAAATAACTGGAAGTTTTTGAATGGCCACATCGTGAATAACTTGGTCGTATGCTCTTTGTAAAAATGTTGAATAAATATTACAAAAAGGAACCAATCCTTGTTTTGCCATACCAGCAGCTAAAGTAACTGCATGTTGTTCTGCAATTCCTACATCAAAAGCTCTATCGGGCATTTGGGCAATCATGTATTTTAGCGAACTTCCTGTGGGCATTGCTGGAGTAATTCCTACAATTTTAGGGTTTTGTTCTGCTAATTCTATAATGGTGTGTCCAAATACATCTTGATATTTAGGAGGGGTAATGTTATCTTTTGATGTAATTCTATCTCCAGTTTGAGCATTAAATTTTCCTGGAGCATGATAAGTAATCTGATCTTCTTCTGCTTTTTTTAACCCTTTTCCTTTGGTGGTGACAATATGTAAAAATTTAGGGCCTTCTACATTTTTTAATCTTTCTAATTCATGAATCAAATTAGGTAAATCGTGTCCGTCAATGGGACCAGAATAATCAAAATTTAAAGCTTCAAAAATATTGTCTCGTTCAGGTTTATGGTCAAGTTTGGTTTGGGTTAAATAATCTTTTAAAGCACCTATGCTTGGGTCAATTCCAATAGCATTATCGTTTAAAATAACTAAAAGATTGGCATTGGTAACGCCAGCATGGTTTAAGGCTTCAAAAGCCATTCCAGAAGCTATAGAAGCATCGCCAATTACAGCAATATGTTGTTGTTTTTTGTCTCCTTGAATTTGTGCTGCCATGGCCATTCCCAAAGCTGCTGATATTGAAGTTGAAGAATGTCCTGTACCAAAAGCATCATATTCGCTTTCAAAAATATTTGGGAAACCAGAAATTCCGTTTAATCTTCTATTCGTGTCAAAAACATCTCTTCTGCCAGTTAATATTTTATGTCCGTATGCTTGGTGACCAACATCCCAAATCAATTTGTCTTTAGGCGTGTTAAATATATAGTGAATGGCAATGGTTAACTCTACTACACCAAGACTCGCCCCTAAGTGGCCTTCTTTGGTAGCTACTATATTAATGATAAATGCCCTTAATTCATGAGCTAGTTGTTCTAGTTCAGGAATAGAAAGATTTTTTAGGTCTTTAGAGGAATTTATATGCTTTAATATATCTCTTTTCACTAAGCAAAAGTACATATTTTATTGCTCTTCCAATTAAGAAACTATCTCCAATTATGCTTGTTTAGAGTATGTATTTAAGATTGTGATACTTTTAAGTTTTAGTAGTTTTTTTTATTTTTGTAATTATTAATTAAAAAAAATGCAATTATGAAAAAAGAAATGAAATTATTAAAAATTTTTATTGTTGTTTTTGCTATTATAACTTCAGTAGCATGTAATAACAGCGATGATGACAATGAAAATGACATCAGTAATTTTCCTAGTGAAACTGAAATTCCATCAGATGTAGATGACATTAATCCAGATACTGACGAAAAAGAAGATGTTCCAGAAGGAGGGTTTTCTCTTGTGGGTTATTGGACTCAAACAAGTGAGATTAACAATGGAAATGAAAATAGTAATTTAGAGTGTCCTATGGAGTTAAAATTTGATAATAAAAAAGTAGTGTCTATAGAATATGACTATGATGGGAATGCTCAAGACTGTGTTGTAGATGAAGAAAGTTTGGGAGCTTATAAAAGAGTTGGTAATAAGTTATACTTAATATTTTCTGGAGGAGAAACAGATGAAGTAACTGTTGAAGTTACTGCAAACGAACTGCGCGTTTCTGGAACTGATGAACATGGTACTTGGACTGATGTTTTTACAAGAAATCAATGATAGTTATTATCTAAAATAATTTATATTTAGGCTTACAATTTTGTAAGCCTTTTTTTTAATTGTATTAATGATATTTTATGATAGATCCTTTTGACGATGATTATTACATGAAAAAAGCTTTAGATGAAGCTTATGAAGCTTATGATAAAGGAGAGGTTCCTGTTGGGGCTGTGATTGTAATGAATAATCAAATTATTGCTAGGGGACATAATTTAACAGAGCAATTAAATGATGTTACGGCTCATGCCGAAATGCAAGCTTTTACTGCCGCAGCTAATTTTTTAGGAGGAAAATATTTACAAGATTGTACTTTATATGTAACCTTAGAGCCTTGTCAAATGTGTGCTGGTGCTAGTTATTGGACACAAATAGGCAAAATTGTTTACGGTGCTTCTGATGTACAAAGAGGTTACTCAAAATTAAATACTTTGCTACATCCTAAAACAAAAGTAGTTTCTGGAATTAGAGAAGAAGAGTGTAGTAAGTTGTTAAAAGATTTCTTTTTGTCTAGAAGAGACTTAAATTAATCTTCAATTTTACTAGCATCAGGATCATTGTGTTTTAAAGAATACTTGGTTAAATCTTTGTCTTTATATCTGTGGTAAATAAATAAGGGCATCAATACAAAGGTTAAAGTAATTACGCCAAAACCAATAAACTTTGCGCTTTTATCATCGTTCAAGGTGTAAAAGTACGCTCCAATAGCCCATAGAATTAAGACCAGTAACAATAGAATTTTTAATAATATCTTCATATTCATTTTTTAATGAGTCTATCAAAATTAGCTAATTTGGATGTAAAATCTAAGCATAGTTAGCATGAAGTTTAATATTAGGATTCCAATTGTTTTTTTTGTTCTTTTATCTTTAATGATGTCTTGTCAATCTAAACCTAAAGATTTAAATATGTTGATTATTGCTCACAGAGGTGCCTCGGGGTATTTACCAGAACATACTTTGCCTGCCAAAGCTTTGGCTTATGGTATGCATCCTGATTTTTTAGAGCAAGATGTAGTGTTAACAAAAGATGATGTTCCTATAGTAATTCATGATATTCATTTAGAAACGACCACTAACGTTTCCGAGGTTTTCCCTAATAGAAATAGGGAAGATGAAAAGTTTTATGTAATTGATTTTACTTGGGAAGAATTACAACTTTTAAACGTTACAGAAAGGTTTGATGATAAAACCAAGCAAACAGTTTATCCAAATAGATTTCCTGCTAATAAATCAATTTTTAAGTTGCATACTTTGGCACAAGAAATAGAAATGATTCAAGGTTTAAATATTTCTATGAAACAAAACATGGGGATTTATGTAGAAATTAAAGAACCTCAATTTCATAGAAATCACGGAAAAGATATTTCTAAAATTGTTTTAAAAGTTCTTTCGGATTATGGGTACAAAACGCTTGAAGATAATTGTATTTTACAGTGTTTTGATGCTGTGGAACTCAAAAAAATTAGACAGGAATATCACTCTAAATTATTTTTGGTTCAGTTGTTAGAAATAGGTTATGCTGATGAGGTTTTTAAAGAGATGACTGTAGCGCAAATAGTTGATGAAATTGCCTTGTATGCTAATGGAATTGGTCCTTGGTATAAACAAATTATTGCAGGAAATGAACATGTTAAGGGTTTTGAAAATCTTGTGTCATTAGCACATCAAAAAGATTTAAAAGTACATGCTTTTACATATCGTGCAGATGATTTAGGAGATTTTAAAACTTTTAAAGAATTGTTACTTAATGCAAAAACAAAGTTAAATTTTGATGGAATTTTTACCGATTTTCCTGATCAAGCAGTTGCTTGTTTTAAGCAATAGAATCACTTGCTTGAATTAACTTTCTTCTATAAGCGTTTAGCAATCTTGATTTAGAAATAAAACCATAATATTTACCATCTCTAATTACAGGTAAATTCCAAGCACCAGTTATCTTAAATTTTTCCATAATAACTTCCATAGAATCATTTACGTAATCAATTACGTCTTCGGGAGCAATCATTAAATCTCTTACAAAAGTGGTATCGTGTAAATCGGTATTAAACATAATAGATCTAATATCATCCATATGAAGTAAACCTATTAATTCTCTGTCTTTATTTACTACAGGAAAGTTATTTCTCTTAGACTTTACAATAACATTATGAGCCAATTCACCAAGTGTCATTCCAGGTTTGATGACTATAAAATCTTTTTCTATAACCTTGTTAATGTTCATCAACATTAAAACACTTTTGTCTTTATCATGTGTTAATAGCTGACCTTTTTTGGCTAAAGCTGCTGTGTAGATATTGTGAGGAATAAATCTTTTAGTGATTAAAAAAGAGATAGAGGCAACGGTCATTAGTGGTAAAAATAATTCGTATCCTCCAGTAATTTCGGCAATTAAAAAGATAGCTGTTAAAGGGGCTTGTAGCACTCCAGCTAACAAACCTGCCATTCCAACCATGGCAAAATTACTTAAAGAAAGATTAGTAGATGCAAGTTTCAAATGGTTTACAACTGTTGCTACAACATATCCGGATACACTTCCTATAAATAAGGATGGTGCAAATACACCTCCAATACCTCCGGCACCAAAAGTAAGTGCCATCGCAATCACTTTAAAAACAATAAGCCCTAGTAAAAGCCCAACAATCATCCAAATATTTTCGGCTTCTGAATTAAAAATATTGTTTTCTAATATAGAAGAAGCATCTCCCATTAAAACACTGTTCATGGTATCAAAACCTTCTCCAAAAAGAGGTGGAATAAAATAAACAATAATTCCAATTAAAGTTCCTCCTAATAATAATCTGTAGATTTGATTGTCTATTTTTTTGAAAAAATCTTGCATCCAAAAATAAACCTTGGTAAAATAGATGGATACAAAAGAACATCCTATTCCTAATATGATATAAAATGTAATGTCAGAAAGTTCAAACCTATCTTTAATTTCAAAGTGTAACAACACTTCATCACCTA
Above is a genomic segment from Wenyingzhuangia fucanilytica containing:
- a CDS encoding nucleoside deaminase; translation: MIDPFDDDYYMKKALDEAYEAYDKGEVPVGAVIVMNNQIIARGHNLTEQLNDVTAHAEMQAFTAAANFLGGKYLQDCTLYVTLEPCQMCAGASYWTQIGKIVYGASDVQRGYSKLNTLLHPKTKVVSGIREEECSKLLKDFFLSRRDLN
- a CDS encoding lipocalin family protein; translation: MKKEMKLLKIFIVVFAIITSVACNNSDDDNENDISNFPSETEIPSDVDDINPDTDEKEDVPEGGFSLVGYWTQTSEINNGNENSNLECPMELKFDNKKVVSIEYDYDGNAQDCVVDEESLGAYKRVGNKLYLIFSGGETDEVTVEVTANELRVSGTDEHGTWTDVFTRNQ
- the glpQ gene encoding glycerophosphodiester phosphodiesterase, with amino-acid sequence MKFNIRIPIVFFVLLSLMMSCQSKPKDLNMLIIAHRGASGYLPEHTLPAKALAYGMHPDFLEQDVVLTKDDVPIVIHDIHLETTTNVSEVFPNRNREDEKFYVIDFTWEELQLLNVTERFDDKTKQTVYPNRFPANKSIFKLHTLAQEIEMIQGLNISMKQNMGIYVEIKEPQFHRNHGKDISKIVLKVLSDYGYKTLEDNCILQCFDAVELKKIRQEYHSKLFLVQLLEIGYADEVFKEMTVAQIVDEIALYANGIGPWYKQIIAGNEHVKGFENLVSLAHQKDLKVHAFTYRADDLGDFKTFKELLLNAKTKLNFDGIFTDFPDQAVACFKQ
- a CDS encoding chloride channel protein: MPQRKRSLLNQFLIWKYKHISAENFLYILSVLIGLLAGISAVTLKNLTHYIFVALETGFIKDVHKGFYFIFPIIGIGLTLLVIKFVVRKKMSHGIPSVLHSISKREAIIDRYQMWASLITSPLTVGFGGSVGLEGPTVTTGAAIGSNVSRLFHLDQRSRTVLVACAAAGAVSCIFKAPITAIVFAVEIFSLELTMISMIPLLLASISAVLTSYFFLGDEVLLHFEIKDRFELSDITFYIILGIGCSFVSIYFTKVYFWMQDFFKKIDNQIYRLLLGGTLIGIIVYFIPPLFGEGFDTMNSVLMGDASSILENNIFNSEAENIWMIVGLLLGLIVFKVIAMALTFGAGGIGGVFAPSLFIGSVSGYVVATVVNHLKLASTNLSLSNFAMVGMAGLLAGVLQAPLTAIFLIAEITGGYELFLPLMTVASISFLITKRFIPHNIYTAALAKKGQLLTHDKDKSVLMLMNINKVIEKDFIVIKPGMTLGELAHNVIVKSKRNNFPVVNKDRELIGLLHMDDIRSIMFNTDLHDTTFVRDLMIAPEDVIDYVNDSMEVIMEKFKITGAWNLPVIRDGKYYGFISKSRLLNAYRRKLIQASDSIA
- a CDS encoding 1-deoxy-D-xylulose-5-phosphate synthase, whose product is MYFCLVKRDILKHINSSKDLKNLSIPELEQLAHELRAFIINIVATKEGHLGASLGVVELTIAIHYIFNTPKDKLIWDVGHQAYGHKILTGRRDVFDTNRRLNGISGFPNIFESEYDAFGTGHSSTSISAALGMAMAAQIQGDKKQQHIAVIGDASIASGMAFEALNHAGVTNANLLVILNDNAIGIDPSIGALKDYLTQTKLDHKPERDNIFEALNFDYSGPIDGHDLPNLIHELERLKNVEGPKFLHIVTTKGKGLKKAEEDQITYHAPGKFNAQTGDRITSKDNITPPKYQDVFGHTIIELAEQNPKIVGITPAMPTGSSLKYMIAQMPDRAFDVGIAEQHAVTLAAGMAKQGLVPFCNIYSTFLQRAYDQVIHDVAIQKLPVIFCLDRAGLVGNDGATHHGVYDIAFLRCIPNIILYAPMNEVDLRNIMYTAQKGLNNPIAIRYPRGLSENVNWKQPFKDIEIGKGRVLKEGDKTAILSIGTIGNIVNFAIDQLPQKEKDNVGHYNMQFIKPLDQKLLHVVFSTYNTIITYEDGSIHGGFGSAILEFAAQHDYHLKIIIKGIPDDFIEHGKTQELKAIVNIDQDSIYDTILSTL